A single genomic interval of Cupriavidus necator harbors:
- a CDS encoding cysteine hydrolase — protein MCNHNSPYADPVDPALPKSCITLDLSRTALVVIDPQIDFMSPEGRSWGVVGESVTEQNLVANLVRLFEAAKQAGITVAISPHYYFPHDHTWKVQGPAEMFQHAIGMFDRPGALNLDGFRDSGADFVPELKPYIEDGKTIICSTHKLYGPQANDLVLQLRKQRVDQVILAGMAANLCVESHLRDLLEQGFEVAVVRDAVAGPKLPEGDGYHAALVNFRFIANALWDTNETVQRLAVKVEAAA, from the coding sequence ATGTGCAACCACAATAGCCCCTATGCAGATCCCGTTGATCCGGCTCTGCCGAAGTCCTGCATTACGCTGGACCTGTCCCGCACCGCGCTCGTCGTGATCGACCCGCAGATCGACTTCATGAGCCCCGAAGGCCGCAGCTGGGGCGTGGTGGGAGAAAGCGTGACGGAGCAGAACCTCGTGGCCAACCTGGTCCGTCTGTTCGAGGCAGCAAAACAGGCGGGCATCACGGTCGCCATCTCTCCCCACTATTACTTTCCCCATGATCACACATGGAAAGTGCAGGGCCCCGCCGAAATGTTCCAGCATGCCATCGGCATGTTCGACCGTCCGGGCGCGCTGAACCTGGACGGATTCCGTGACTCGGGCGCGGACTTCGTGCCGGAGCTCAAGCCGTATATCGAGGATGGCAAGACCATCATCTGCTCCACGCACAAGCTGTACGGCCCGCAGGCCAACGACCTTGTCCTTCAATTGCGCAAGCAGCGCGTCGACCAGGTGATCCTTGCGGGCATGGCCGCCAATCTGTGCGTCGAATCTCATCTGCGGGATCTGCTGGAGCAAGGTTTCGAAGTTGCTGTCGTGCGCGACGCCGTAGCAGGGCCGAAGCTACCTGAAGGGGACGGATATCACGCGGCACTGGTCAACTTCCGCTTCATCGCAAACGCGCTGTGGGATACCAACGAAACCGTGCAGCGGTTGGCAGTAAAGGTTGAAGCAGCCGCGTAG
- a CDS encoding bestrophin family protein, with protein MHLGKSYTISEFTFWSRRQLYASLACGSLPVVLYQFFGLKWLSIPVAVVVLLGTATSFIVGFRNVQTYSRALEAQQIWTEILTGSRCLGMMSQDFLAGQAAGRDLVLRHCAWLTALRYQLRTPRIWESAGKASNVEYRKYYRVPEWETPLHEALARYLPQAELDSLAHAESKTSRLLGTQSATIRRLLDAGEIGNAFYLELVGSIRGFFAQQGRAERIKDYPYPRQYAVVNKLFVRTFCLLLPFGIITEFEKLNASVSGVMHGNMIWLVIPFSTMISWMYLALEQVGESTENPFEGNANDVPMAQICRKIEHELMDMLGEKCDIPAPTAEHGIVL; from the coding sequence ATGCACCTGGGAAAATCGTACACAATATCCGAGTTCACGTTCTGGTCGAGACGGCAACTTTATGCCTCGCTGGCATGCGGTTCGCTGCCCGTAGTCCTTTATCAGTTCTTCGGGCTGAAATGGCTGTCGATTCCGGTCGCGGTTGTGGTGCTGCTGGGCACCGCCACGTCATTCATCGTGGGTTTCCGGAATGTGCAGACCTACAGCAGGGCCCTGGAGGCACAGCAGATCTGGACTGAGATCCTGACCGGCAGCCGGTGTCTGGGTATGATGAGCCAGGACTTTCTGGCAGGGCAGGCGGCCGGGCGGGATCTGGTTCTCCGCCATTGCGCGTGGCTGACGGCGCTCCGCTACCAGCTGAGAACCCCAAGGATCTGGGAAAGCGCGGGCAAGGCATCCAACGTGGAATACCGGAAGTACTACCGGGTTCCAGAGTGGGAGACGCCATTGCACGAGGCGCTTGCGCGGTATCTGCCACAGGCCGAACTCGACTCGCTTGCGCACGCCGAGAGCAAGACAAGCCGGTTGCTGGGAACGCAGTCGGCGACGATCAGGCGGCTCCTTGACGCTGGCGAGATCGGCAATGCCTTCTATCTGGAGTTGGTGGGATCGATCAGAGGCTTCTTCGCGCAGCAAGGACGGGCGGAGCGTATCAAGGACTATCCGTATCCCAGGCAATATGCGGTCGTCAACAAGCTCTTTGTCCGTACGTTTTGTCTGCTACTGCCTTTTGGCATTATTACGGAATTCGAAAAGCTCAATGCCAGCGTTTCAGGCGTCATGCATGGCAACATGATCTGGCTGGTCATTCCATTCAGCACGATGATCTCCTGGATGTACCTCGCGCTGGAGCAAGTGGGCGAAAGCACGGAGAACCCGTTCGAAGGAAACGCCAATGATGTGCCCATGGCACAGATCTGCCGGAAGATCGAACACGAACTCATGGACATGCTGGGCGAGAAGTGCGATATCCCCGCGCCGACGGCCGAGCACGGTATTGTCCTCTGA
- a CDS encoding alpha/beta fold hydrolase: MSSDRSLDQGLSRRNLLLGGAATASALVASGLPGPAAAAPSAEKSTTAKASGKASGGYITAKDGTQLYFKDWGAGRPVVFSHGWPLSSDSWESQMMLVASEGYRAVAHDRRGHGRSSQPWNGNEMNTYADDLAIVFETLDLRDAILVGFSTGGGEVARYIGRHGARRVSKVVLVSAVPPLMVKTAANPRGLPIEVFDGLRAAQLANRSQFYKDVPAGPFYGFNRPGAKPSQGLIDAWWAQGMQGGHKSTYDSIKAFSETDFTEDLRKIDVPTLIIHGDDDQIVPIDAAGRASAKLVRNAKLIVYPGAPHGLTDTHKDRFNADLLAFIRS; encoded by the coding sequence ATGTCTTCAGATCGCAGCCTCGATCAAGGCCTATCGCGACGTAACCTGTTGTTGGGCGGGGCGGCCACAGCCAGCGCGCTGGTGGCTTCCGGCTTGCCCGGACCTGCGGCGGCGGCACCGTCGGCAGAAAAGTCGACCACCGCAAAGGCAAGCGGCAAGGCTTCAGGCGGCTACATCACGGCAAAGGACGGCACCCAGCTCTATTTCAAGGACTGGGGCGCCGGTCGCCCCGTTGTATTCAGTCATGGCTGGCCACTGAGCTCGGACAGTTGGGAATCCCAGATGATGCTCGTTGCGTCGGAAGGGTATCGCGCCGTTGCACATGACCGTCGTGGCCACGGTCGTTCAAGCCAGCCATGGAATGGCAACGAGATGAACACTTATGCTGACGACCTGGCCATTGTGTTCGAAACCCTTGACCTGCGGGACGCCATCCTGGTGGGCTTCTCCACGGGTGGTGGCGAGGTGGCCCGGTACATCGGCCGGCACGGTGCGCGACGCGTTTCAAAGGTGGTGCTGGTTTCAGCCGTGCCGCCTTTGATGGTGAAGACCGCCGCCAATCCGCGCGGACTGCCAATCGAAGTATTCGACGGCCTGCGTGCCGCACAACTTGCCAATCGGTCGCAGTTCTACAAGGACGTGCCGGCGGGGCCGTTCTATGGCTTCAACCGTCCCGGTGCAAAGCCGTCGCAGGGGTTGATCGACGCATGGTGGGCGCAGGGCATGCAGGGTGGACACAAGAGTACGTACGACTCGATCAAGGCATTTTCTGAGACCGACTTCACCGAGGATCTCAGGAAGATCGATGTGCCGACCCTGATCATCCACGGCGACGACGATCAGATCGTGCCGATCGACGCCGCTGGACGCGCATCGGCAAAGCTCGTCAGGAATGCGAAGCTGATCGTCTACCCCGGTGCGCCGCATGGGCTCACAGACACCCACAAAGACAGATTCAACGCCGACCTGTTGGCATTCATCCGTAGTTGA
- a CDS encoding amidase, which yields MGLRSALDALATRQITATALTEQALERAEASKRLLNAFSAIDWDRALKAAAESDRRYGERRPRPLEGLPIAVKDLIDTKGMETRYGSAAYLGHVPAADAEIVKTLVERGAIIIGKTTTHEFAWGVTTASARFGDTLNPLDHTRIPGGSSGGAAAAIAHGAIMAGVGTDTGGSVRIPAALCGVVGYKPTLGTLSTRGVFPLAPTCDHVGLLGEQVDDVLLLADAVDIKVPESDAWLSARLGVIRDIAPVPLSPEIAVPFDGAMKRLAQVFSCVNVSTSGLFDAVFGAFASIVLIEGGIEHFRRNDWDRISTHYNPETVDRLKRAETMDLRAYAAAQQARRDFTARLHKVMSTVDYLVLPTCPCTAPHLDAGTVSIGAWTGTVREALMTYTAPFNVAGFPAISIPLATGERSLPAALQIVAKPGDDGALLQIAQQMELMLRTGTAQNELLDVNPTTRRQR from the coding sequence ATGGGCTTGCGCAGCGCGCTGGATGCCCTTGCCACGCGGCAGATCACCGCGACGGCATTGACGGAGCAGGCGCTCGAACGCGCGGAAGCCAGCAAGCGGCTGCTCAATGCATTCTCGGCGATCGATTGGGACCGTGCCCTGAAGGCGGCCGCGGAAAGCGATCGCCGCTATGGCGAACGCCGGCCGCGGCCACTGGAAGGGCTGCCCATTGCGGTCAAGGATCTGATCGACACCAAGGGCATGGAGACCCGCTACGGTTCCGCAGCCTATCTCGGTCATGTGCCAGCCGCCGATGCGGAGATCGTGAAAACTCTGGTGGAGCGCGGCGCGATCATCATAGGCAAGACCACGACCCACGAATTCGCGTGGGGCGTGACAACCGCCAGCGCCAGGTTTGGCGATACCCTGAATCCGCTGGACCATACACGCATACCCGGGGGTTCCAGTGGTGGTGCCGCGGCGGCGATTGCGCACGGTGCCATCATGGCGGGCGTGGGCACGGATACCGGCGGCTCGGTCCGGATTCCCGCCGCACTGTGCGGCGTCGTCGGATACAAGCCCACGCTCGGCACGTTATCCACGCGCGGCGTGTTCCCCCTGGCGCCCACTTGCGACCACGTTGGCCTGCTCGGCGAGCAGGTCGACGACGTGCTGTTGCTCGCCGATGCCGTCGACATCAAGGTTCCCGAGAGCGATGCGTGGCTGTCCGCAAGGCTGGGCGTCATTCGTGACATTGCACCGGTTCCACTCAGTCCTGAGATTGCGGTGCCATTTGATGGCGCGATGAAGCGGCTGGCGCAAGTCTTTTCCTGCGTGAACGTCAGCACTTCCGGCCTGTTCGATGCGGTATTCGGTGCCTTCGCGAGCATCGTCCTGATCGAAGGCGGCATCGAGCATTTCCGCCGCAATGACTGGGACCGTATCTCGACGCACTACAACCCGGAAACCGTCGACCGGCTGAAACGCGCCGAAACCATGGACCTGCGCGCCTATGCAGCGGCCCAGCAGGCCAGGCGAGATTTCACGGCGAGGCTGCACAAGGTGATGTCGACGGTTGACTATCTCGTGCTGCCGACATGCCCGTGCACCGCACCGCATCTCGATGCCGGCACCGTCAGCATTGGCGCCTGGACCGGCACCGTCCGCGAGGCGCTGATGACCTATACGGCGCCGTTCAATGTCGCGGGATTTCCTGCCATCTCGATTCCCCTGGCGACCGGCGAACGCAGCCTTCCCGCGGCCTTGCAGATCGTCGCGAAGCCCGGCGACGACGGTGCGCTGCTGCAGATTGCACAGCAGATGGAGCTGATGCTGCGAACGGGCACCGCCCAAAATGAGTTGCTAGACGTCAACCCAACAACCAGGAGACAACGATGA
- a CDS encoding DUF2798 domain-containing protein, whose amino-acid sequence MPKIPSRYSYFAYGVIQAGLTCSIAAAIASLPFAEEGRFFQHWLRSWSVSWLTMLPVVVSATPFIRRLVDRMTNHS is encoded by the coding sequence ATGCCCAAGATTCCTTCGCGCTACAGCTATTTCGCCTATGGTGTTATCCAGGCCGGCTTGACCTGCTCCATCGCTGCTGCCATCGCAAGCCTTCCATTTGCAGAAGAGGGCCGGTTCTTTCAGCACTGGCTAAGGTCCTGGAGCGTCTCCTGGCTGACCATGCTGCCGGTCGTCGTGTCGGCCACGCCCTTCATTCGCCGCCTGGTCGATCGCATGACAAACCACTCTTAG
- a CDS encoding glutathione S-transferase family protein, with the protein MSHDKLTNMAAGARAAIADPARISLVGSDANPRFELFHAASSLCSQKVRTVLFEKQLPYRSNDMMILGSMGPDGLVPAEHYHPPYVRLRLLAGREVGREFVSGYSGRTSVETEGFDPCTVPLLVDYEAGRVIADSKRICCYLDAVSRDPIDLVPGDADARARVMHQVNIVDQLPNGTLLYGFHPDADRRPEALKTAMETVYDYKIQALEAMIDANADDAELVAAYRAKIAKERGGKSVRHDAAFQRAARRHVAGLLADLDHALGSSSPYLRGESFSLGDVLWGVNLVRMAYLGLASMWEGLPNVVRYVDALAKRPSLCKEAVQATVDSMPPSHYMHGMARCGEAVPV; encoded by the coding sequence ATGAGCCATGACAAACTGACGAATATGGCGGCTGGTGCCCGTGCCGCCATCGCGGACCCGGCGCGAATCTCTCTCGTGGGAAGTGACGCCAACCCGCGCTTCGAACTGTTCCACGCCGCCAGTTCGCTCTGCTCGCAGAAAGTGCGCACGGTACTGTTCGAGAAGCAGTTGCCGTACCGTTCGAACGATATGATGATCCTCGGTTCGATGGGGCCGGATGGCCTTGTTCCGGCCGAGCACTACCATCCGCCCTACGTCCGACTGCGGTTGCTTGCAGGCCGGGAAGTGGGGCGGGAATTTGTCAGCGGCTATAGCGGGCGCACTTCGGTGGAGACCGAAGGCTTTGATCCCTGCACGGTCCCGTTGCTTGTGGACTACGAGGCTGGCCGCGTCATTGCCGATTCCAAACGGATCTGCTGCTATCTCGATGCGGTATCGCGCGATCCCATTGATCTCGTGCCGGGGGATGCCGATGCGCGTGCCCGGGTGATGCACCAGGTGAACATCGTCGATCAGCTCCCGAACGGCACCTTGCTCTACGGCTTTCATCCCGATGCCGACCGGCGGCCTGAAGCGCTCAAGACAGCCATGGAAACGGTCTACGACTACAAGATCCAGGCACTCGAAGCCATGATTGACGCCAATGCCGACGATGCGGAGCTGGTTGCAGCCTATCGCGCGAAGATCGCGAAGGAGCGGGGTGGCAAGTCGGTCCGCCACGATGCGGCATTTCAGCGCGCCGCACGTCGGCACGTCGCGGGCCTCTTGGCGGACCTCGACCATGCGCTTGGTTCGTCGTCACCGTACCTCAGGGGGGAATCATTCTCGCTCGGCGATGTGCTGTGGGGTGTCAACCTGGTCCGGATGGCTTATCTGGGGCTTGCGTCGATGTGGGAAGGCCTGCCCAACGTCGTGCGATATGTGGATGCGCTGGCCAAGCGTCCGTCCCTGTGCAAGGAAGCGGTCCAGGCTACGGTCGATTCCATGCCGCCTTCGCACTATATGCATGGCATGGCCCGCTGCGGGGAGGCGGTGCCGGTGTAG
- a CDS encoding SDR family oxidoreductase produces MKIVVIGGTGLIGSKTVAILRQGGHEVVAASPRSGVNSITGEGLQEALAGTQVVIDLANSPSFEDKAVLEFFETSGRNLHAAETKAGVQHHVALSIVGTDRTPENGYFRAKVAQEKLIEASSIPYTIIRSTQFMEFIGGIADSSAQGNIVSLSPGLFQPIAADDVAAIVADVALAPPRNGIVEIAGPERAPFNEIVARYLKAVGDPREVVRDPEARYFGGRVEEHSLVPLGEARLGRIGLEEWLRQSQQR; encoded by the coding sequence ATGAAGATTGTCGTCATTGGCGGGACCGGCCTGATCGGCTCGAAGACCGTCGCCATTTTGCGCCAGGGCGGCCACGAGGTCGTGGCCGCCTCGCCCAGGAGCGGTGTCAACAGCATCACTGGCGAGGGGCTCCAGGAGGCCCTCGCCGGCACTCAGGTGGTGATCGACCTTGCCAATTCCCCGTCGTTTGAAGACAAGGCGGTGCTGGAGTTCTTCGAGACCTCCGGCCGCAACCTTCATGCGGCGGAGACCAAGGCGGGCGTTCAGCACCATGTCGCGCTGTCCATCGTCGGCACCGACCGGACGCCCGAGAACGGCTATTTCCGTGCCAAGGTCGCGCAAGAAAAACTGATAGAGGCCTCCAGCATCCCCTACACCATCATCCGCTCGACCCAGTTCATGGAATTCATCGGCGGCATCGCCGATTCCAGTGCGCAAGGAAATATCGTCAGCCTATCGCCTGGGCTGTTCCAGCCGATTGCGGCGGACGACGTTGCCGCAATCGTTGCCGATGTGGCGCTCGCGCCACCGCGAAACGGCATCGTCGAGATCGCCGGCCCGGAACGAGCCCCGTTCAACGAGATCGTCGCCCGCTATCTCAAGGCGGTTGGCGACCCGCGTGAAGTCGTGCGCGACCCCGAGGCCCGCTACTTCGGCGGCCGGGTCGAGGAACATTCGCTCGTGCCGTTGGGCGAGGCGCGCCTCGGGCGCATCGGCTTAGAGGAATGGCTGCGTCAATCGCAGCAACGATAG
- a CDS encoding MFS transporter, whose amino-acid sequence MKVLSGMQADAVHELNGDALASGEQVVADGDIELTYRGITLRLMPLLFICCVLNHIDRINIGYAQLQMRSELGFSAAVYGIGASMFYVGYLLFEIPSNLVMQRIGARKTLLRIMLLWGLASTATLLVRTPMEFYIVRFLLGVFEAGFFPGVVLYLTFWYPPERRARIIAMLMAAGVAAGMIAGPLSGWIIQNLNSLWGLKGWQWMFVLQGLPASLLGIIAYFYLTDQPEQATWLSERQRQLVASHTALVPHQTPASGGGGIRGIWRLPSFFALGYLYFAISCGAYTLSFWLPEMIHGWGFSNVQEVGFYSLIPYSIGMLAMFWVARRSDARRSHRQSFVIATCVAALGLAATACTTGSLWMSMTLVSAATAGVVSAFPVFWAIATSVLPKNVAAVGIAAITTLSGLAGVLCPASMGLLKTATGSTSIGLYVLAALLVSAGVVMSRLHGVDRALPSTAPSRRTT is encoded by the coding sequence ATGAAGGTTCTTTCAGGAATGCAGGCGGACGCAGTGCACGAATTGAATGGCGACGCGTTGGCGTCCGGCGAGCAGGTAGTCGCGGACGGCGACATCGAGTTGACCTACCGGGGGATTACGCTTCGATTGATGCCATTGCTGTTCATCTGCTGCGTACTAAACCATATCGACCGTATCAACATCGGATATGCGCAACTGCAGATGAGGTCCGAACTGGGCTTTTCTGCCGCAGTGTATGGCATCGGGGCCAGCATGTTCTATGTGGGCTACCTGCTGTTCGAGATACCGAGCAATCTTGTCATGCAGAGGATTGGTGCCCGCAAGACCCTCTTGCGAATCATGTTGCTCTGGGGCTTGGCGTCGACCGCAACGCTGCTTGTCAGAACCCCGATGGAGTTCTATATCGTCCGCTTCCTGCTCGGCGTCTTCGAAGCAGGATTCTTTCCCGGCGTCGTGCTCTACCTTACGTTCTGGTACCCACCAGAGCGACGCGCCAGGATCATCGCCATGCTCATGGCAGCCGGAGTTGCCGCGGGCATGATCGCAGGTCCGCTGTCAGGATGGATCATCCAGAACCTCAACAGCCTGTGGGGCCTGAAGGGATGGCAATGGATGTTTGTGCTGCAGGGCCTCCCGGCTTCCTTGCTAGGCATTATTGCCTACTTCTACCTGACAGATCAGCCGGAGCAGGCCACGTGGCTGAGTGAAAGGCAACGCCAATTGGTTGCTTCGCATACGGCCCTTGTGCCACATCAAACGCCGGCATCTGGAGGCGGCGGGATCCGCGGCATATGGCGACTGCCGTCGTTCTTCGCGCTTGGATACCTGTACTTCGCGATTAGCTGTGGCGCCTACACGCTCAGCTTCTGGCTACCAGAGATGATTCATGGCTGGGGATTCTCGAACGTACAGGAAGTCGGTTTCTACTCGCTCATTCCGTACTCCATCGGCATGCTGGCCATGTTTTGGGTCGCGCGTCGGTCGGATGCGCGCCGCAGTCACAGGCAGAGCTTTGTCATCGCCACTTGCGTTGCAGCGCTCGGACTTGCTGCGACAGCTTGTACAACAGGCAGCCTGTGGATGTCGATGACCCTTGTTTCGGCAGCGACCGCTGGTGTTGTATCGGCGTTCCCGGTCTTCTGGGCAATTGCGACCAGCGTCTTGCCGAAGAACGTGGCCGCTGTAGGGATAGCCGCAATAACGACCCTTTCGGGCCTGGCCGGAGTGCTTTGCCCAGCTTCGATGGGCTTGCTGAAGACAGCAACAGGAAGCACTTCAATTGGATTGTATGTCCTTGCGGCGCTGCTGGTCTCAGCCGGCGTAGTCATGTCGCGGCTTCATGGCGTGGATCGCGCTTTGCCTTCGACCGCCCCTAGTCGTCGAACGACATGA
- a CDS encoding GNAT family N-acetyltransferase, producing the protein MTKNLTLRHAETEAEIRACFPVMRQLRPRLQMPEDFLDAVMLQRGQGYRLLALWDDGKAVALAGYRRLDNLIHGRFLYVDDLITDAEGRGRGHGERLLQALCELGRTEGCQRLVLDTALAKALAQRFYFRSGLLAKGLHFCMELQ; encoded by the coding sequence ATGACCAAGAACCTGACGCTCAGACATGCGGAAACGGAGGCCGAGATCCGTGCCTGCTTCCCTGTCATGCGGCAACTGCGCCCCAGGCTGCAAATGCCGGAAGACTTCCTCGACGCCGTCATGCTGCAACGCGGACAAGGGTACCGGCTGCTCGCGCTCTGGGACGATGGCAAAGCTGTTGCGCTGGCCGGATATCGGCGTCTTGACAACCTCATCCACGGGCGCTTTCTGTACGTCGACGACCTGATCACCGATGCCGAAGGCCGGGGGCGGGGTCACGGCGAGCGTCTGCTGCAAGCGCTTTGCGAGCTTGGACGCACAGAAGGCTGCCAGCGACTTGTCCTGGATACCGCACTCGCGAAAGCGCTGGCCCAGCGCTTCTATTTCCGTTCCGGCCTGCTCGCCAAGGGCCTCCACTTCTGCATGGAGCTGCAATGA
- a CDS encoding cupin domain-containing protein yields MKTVTSVAAALVLSCLTVAKPAAAAPEASVTPLVKEALPEYPGKEAEMIIVEYPPGSADPVHRHDAHAFVYVLEGSIVMGLKGGKEVTLKPGDTFHEGPNDIHTVGRNASKTQPAKFVVFLLKKKGAPILTPVK; encoded by the coding sequence ATGAAGACGGTCACTTCCGTTGCGGCAGCCCTTGTGTTGTCGTGCCTGACGGTTGCAAAGCCGGCCGCCGCCGCGCCGGAGGCGAGTGTCACGCCCCTGGTCAAGGAAGCGTTGCCCGAATATCCGGGGAAGGAAGCCGAGATGATCATCGTGGAGTATCCGCCGGGCAGCGCCGATCCCGTGCATCGCCATGACGCCCACGCCTTCGTCTACGTGCTCGAGGGCAGCATCGTCATGGGCCTCAAGGGCGGAAAAGAGGTAACGCTCAAACCGGGCGATACCTTCCACGAAGGTCCCAACGATATCCACACCGTCGGACGCAATGCCAGCAAGACGCAGCCAGCAAAGTTTGTCGTGTTCCTGCTCAAGAAAAAGGGCGCGCCGATCCTGACGCCGGTGAAGTAG
- a CDS encoding PLP-dependent aminotransferase family protein: protein MTKSPAQDPSNAAPLHEQIYARIRASIRQGQLKPGQRVPSLRAFAGELGVARGTVQVAYERLLGEGYLIARGPAGTFVSEQIAPSRPHRVAAAAGSSRTPPNQELTEFSIETEGGIPAPLQLGLPALDEFPRKLWTRLMARQVRSAGSLTRPASAGFGPLREALAAYLQRSRGIDAQPHQVFVVPAYTASLALIVDALRLAGESAWVEDPSYPPTAQSLRRLNLQVRNVPVDDHGLDVDFGCQHFPEARLAVVTPSHQSPTGVALTLQRRVELLDWAGERGAWIIEDDYDGEFRYRGHPLPALKSLDTCDRVIYCGTLSKVLYPGLRLAYVVVPQSLVPTMDLACRRTVHGGCPELLQAVAAEFIAQGHFARHIKRMRTLYARRRAMLAEALAPYKTDGFTVCLQDGGMHLLVDVRDDLDDLAMARRAREAGFAVHSLTAWRQGAPGRRGLMMGFTNLRSQTEADRLVAELMRALKA, encoded by the coding sequence ATGACGAAGTCACCGGCTCAGGACCCATCCAATGCTGCGCCGCTGCATGAGCAGATCTATGCACGGATTCGTGCCTCGATCCGGCAAGGGCAACTGAAACCCGGGCAGCGGGTGCCATCCTTGCGTGCGTTTGCGGGCGAGCTAGGCGTAGCGCGCGGGACCGTTCAGGTCGCCTATGAGCGGCTCCTGGGCGAAGGCTACCTGATCGCCAGAGGCCCCGCGGGGACGTTTGTTTCCGAGCAAATTGCGCCATCGCGCCCCCACCGCGTGGCCGCAGCGGCTGGATCCAGCCGCACGCCACCGAACCAGGAACTTACCGAGTTTTCTATCGAAACAGAGGGTGGAATCCCCGCGCCGTTGCAACTGGGGCTTCCCGCGCTGGATGAGTTCCCGCGGAAACTATGGACGAGGTTGATGGCGCGGCAAGTACGCAGCGCCGGCTCGCTGACCAGGCCGGCGTCAGCCGGATTTGGCCCGCTGCGAGAAGCGTTGGCCGCTTACCTGCAGCGCTCACGGGGCATCGACGCCCAGCCGCACCAGGTGTTCGTCGTGCCGGCCTATACGGCCAGCCTTGCGCTGATTGTGGATGCGCTCAGGCTGGCGGGCGAAAGCGCCTGGGTTGAGGATCCCAGCTACCCGCCGACAGCCCAGTCACTCAGGCGCCTGAACCTGCAGGTCCGGAATGTGCCAGTGGATGATCATGGCCTCGACGTCGATTTTGGGTGTCAGCATTTTCCAGAGGCGCGCCTGGCCGTAGTGACGCCATCGCACCAGAGCCCGACTGGCGTGGCACTGACACTGCAACGTCGCGTCGAACTGCTCGACTGGGCCGGTGAGCGGGGCGCATGGATCATCGAGGACGACTACGACGGCGAGTTTCGTTACCGCGGCCACCCGTTACCGGCCTTGAAGAGCCTGGATACATGCGACCGGGTGATCTATTGCGGCACGCTTAGCAAGGTGCTGTACCCGGGGCTACGGCTCGCTTACGTGGTCGTGCCACAGAGTCTGGTGCCGACAATGGATCTGGCCTGCAGGCGCACGGTGCATGGCGGCTGCCCTGAACTCTTGCAAGCCGTGGCGGCGGAGTTTATTGCGCAGGGGCACTTCGCCCGGCACATCAAACGCATGCGCACGCTTTACGCGCGACGACGTGCAATGCTGGCCGAGGCGCTGGCTCCATACAAAACGGACGGCTTCACTGTTTGCCTGCAGGATGGCGGCATGCACCTTCTGGTCGACGTCAGGGACGATCTTGACGATCTGGCGATGGCCCGTCGTGCGCGCGAGGCAGGATTCGCCGTCCATTCGCTGACCGCCTGGCGGCAGGGTGCGCCCGGGCGGCGTGGCTTGATGATGGGTTTTACCAATCTGCGCAGTCAGACTGAAGCCGATCGCCTGGTTGCCGAGCTGATGCGCGCGCTGAAAGCATAG
- a CDS encoding carboxymuconolactone decarboxylase family protein, which produces MTQRTNYFQQSPELSKKLMEFGALFQKTTIEVPIRELVEIRASQLNGCAFCVDMHIKMAKIHGERELRLHHVAIWRESTLFSPRERAALAWTEVLTRLPADGVPDDIYEGVRTQYSEKELSDLTFLVGAINTWNRLNVAFRMVPGSSDKAFGLDKANLE; this is translated from the coding sequence ATGACCCAACGTACGAATTACTTCCAGCAATCCCCGGAACTGTCCAAGAAGCTCATGGAGTTCGGCGCGCTGTTCCAGAAGACCACGATTGAAGTGCCCATTCGCGAGCTCGTCGAGATTCGCGCGTCGCAGCTCAATGGCTGCGCGTTCTGCGTCGACATGCATATCAAGATGGCGAAGATCCACGGCGAGCGCGAATTGCGCCTGCATCATGTGGCGATCTGGCGCGAGTCGACGCTGTTCTCGCCGCGCGAACGCGCCGCGCTGGCCTGGACCGAGGTGCTGACGAGGCTTCCCGCCGACGGCGTGCCCGACGATATCTATGAGGGCGTGCGCACCCAGTACAGCGAGAAGGAACTGTCGGACCTCACCTTCCTGGTGGGGGCGATCAATACCTGGAATCGCCTGAACGTGGCGTTCCGCATGGTGCCTGGTTCGTCGGACAAGGCGTTCGGGCTCGACAAGGCCAACCTGGAGTGA